A genomic region of Staphylococcus roterodami contains the following coding sequences:
- the farR gene encoding fatty acid efflux pump transcriptional regulator FarR codes for MKETDLRVIKTKKALSSSLLQLLEQQLFQTITVNQICDNALVHRTTFYKHFYDKYDLLEYLFNQLTKDYFARDISDRLNHPFQTISDTINNKEDLREIAEFQEEDIEFNKVLKNVCIKIMHDDIKNNRDRIDIDSDVPDNLIFYIYDSLIEGFMHWIKDEKIDWPGEDIDNIFHRLINIKIK; via the coding sequence ATGAAAGAGACAGATTTAAGAGTTATTAAGACCAAAAAAGCATTATCTAGTAGTTTACTTCAATTGTTAGAGCAGCAATTATTCCAAACGATTACTGTCAATCAAATTTGTGACAATGCACTTGTGCACCGTACAACTTTTTATAAACACTTTTATGATAAATACGATCTTCTAGAATATTTGTTCAACCAATTGACTAAAGACTACTTTGCTAGAGATATCAGTGACCGTCTTAATCATCCATTCCAAACGATTAGTGATACGATTAATAATAAAGAGGATTTGAGAGAAATCGCAGAATTCCAAGAAGAAGATATCGAATTTAATAAAGTTCTGAAAAATGTTTGCATTAAAATTATGCACGATGATATCAAAAACAATAGAGATCGGATTGATATTGATAGTGACGTTCCAGACAATCTCATATTTTATATTTATGATTCGTTGATTGAAGGATTTATGCATTGGATTAAAGATGAAAAAATAGACTGGCCTGGCGAAGATATTGATAACATTTTCCATAGATTAATCAATATTAAAATCAAATAG
- the pruA gene encoding L-glutamate gamma-semialdehyde dehydrogenase codes for MVVEFKNEPGYDFSVKENVDMFKQALKDVEKELGQDIPLVINGEKIFKDDKIKSINPADTSQVIANASKATKEDVEDAFKAANEAYKSWKTWSANDRAELMLRVSAIIRRRKAEIAAIMVYEAGKPWDEAVGDAAEGIDFIEYYARSMMDLAQGKPVLDREGEHNKYFYKSIGTGVTIPPWNFPFAIMAGTTLAPVVAGNTVLLKPAEDTPYIAYKLMEILEEAGLPKGVVNFVPGDPKEIGDYLVDHKDTHFVTFTGSRATGTRIYERSAVVHEGQNFLKRVIAEMGGKDAIVVDENIDTDMAAEAIVTSAFGFSGQKCSACSRAIVHKDVYDEVLEKSIKLTKELTLGNTVDNTYMGPVINKKQFDKIKNYIEIGKEEGKLEQGGGTDDSKGYFVEPTIISGLKSKDRIMQEEIFGPVVGFVKVNNFDEAIEVANDTDYGLTGAVITNNREHWIKAVNEFDVGNLYLNRGCTSAVVGYHPFGGFKMSGTDAKTGSPDYLLHFLEQKVVSEMF; via the coding sequence ATGGTAGTAGAATTTAAAAATGAACCTGGTTACGATTTTTCAGTCAAAGAAAATGTGGATATGTTTAAGCAAGCATTAAAAGACGTGGAAAAAGAATTAGGTCAAGATATACCATTAGTGATTAATGGAGAGAAGATTTTTAAAGATGACAAAATTAAATCAATCAATCCTGCAGACACATCACAAGTGATTGCAAATGCATCAAAAGCAACAAAAGAAGATGTTGAAGATGCATTTAAAGCAGCTAATGAAGCTTATAAATCTTGGAAAACATGGTCTGCTAACGATCGTGCAGAACTTATGTTACGTGTTTCAGCAATTATTCGTCGTCGTAAAGCAGAAATTGCAGCGATTATGGTGTATGAAGCAGGTAAACCATGGGATGAAGCGGTTGGAGATGCAGCTGAAGGTATTGATTTTATTGAATATTATGCGCGTTCAATGATGGACTTAGCGCAAGGTAAGCCAGTACTTGACCGTGAAGGTGAACACAATAAATATTTCTACAAATCAATTGGTACAGGCGTTACAATTCCACCATGGAATTTCCCATTTGCAATTATGGCTGGTACAACATTGGCACCAGTAGTTGCAGGGAATACAGTGCTGTTAAAGCCAGCTGAAGATACGCCTTATATCGCTTATAAATTAATGGAAATTTTAGAAGAAGCAGGATTACCAAAAGGTGTCGTTAACTTTGTTCCTGGTGATCCAAAAGAAATTGGTGATTATTTAGTAGATCATAAAGATACACACTTCGTTACATTTACAGGATCACGTGCGACAGGTACTAGAATTTATGAACGTAGTGCTGTTGTTCATGAAGGTCAAAACTTCCTGAAACGTGTGATTGCTGAAATGGGTGGTAAAGATGCGATTGTAGTCGATGAAAATATTGATACAGATATGGCAGCAGAAGCTATTGTTACATCAGCATTCGGTTTCTCAGGTCAAAAATGTTCAGCATGTTCACGTGCAATTGTGCATAAAGATGTTTATGACGAAGTATTAGAAAAGTCAATTAAACTAACAAAAGAATTAACGTTGGGCAATACTGTAGACAATACGTATATGGGTCCAGTGATTAATAAAAAACAATTCGATAAGATTAAAAATTATATTGAAATTGGTAAAGAAGAAGGTAAATTAGAACAAGGTGGCGGTACTGATGATTCAAAAGGTTACTTTGTAGAACCGACAATCATTTCAGGACTTAAATCTAAAGATAGAATTATGCAAGAAGAAATTTTTGGCCCAGTAGTTGGCTTTGTGAAAGTTAATAACTTTGATGAAGCAATTGAGGTTGCAAATGATACAGATTACGGTTTAACTGGTGCAGTGATTACAAATAATCGCGAGCATTGGATTAAAGCAGTTAATGAATTTGATGTAGGTAATTTATATCTTAATAGGGGTTGTACATCAGCAGTTGTTGGCTATCATCCATTCGGTGGATTCAAGATGTCAGGTACAGACGCTAAAACAGGTAGTCCAGACTACTTATTACATTTCTTAGAGCAAAAAGTTGTTTCAGAAATGTTCTAA
- a CDS encoding sugar O-acetyltransferase, producing the protein MTEKEKMLAQEWYDANFDQDLIDERARAKDVCFELNHTRPSDTEKRKRLIDQLFQTTTDHVEIAIPFDTDYGWNVKLGKNVYVNTNCYFMDGGQITIGNNVFIGPNCGFYTATHPLNFHLRNEGFEKAGPINIGSNTWFGGHVAVLPGVTIGEGSVIGAGSVVTKDIPPNSLAVGNPCKVIREIDNEYPDGKFCGKD; encoded by the coding sequence ATGACTGAAAAAGAAAAGATGTTGGCGCAAGAGTGGTATGACGCAAACTTTGATCAAGATTTAATTGATGAACGTGCTCGAGCAAAAGACGTTTGCTTTGAATTAAATCATACAAGACCCAGTGATACAGAGAAAAGAAAACGATTGATTGACCAATTATTCCAAACTACGACTGATCATGTCGAAATTGCAATTCCTTTTGATACCGATTATGGATGGAACGTTAAACTGGGCAAAAATGTCTATGTCAATACGAATTGTTATTTTATGGATGGTGGCCAAATTACAATCGGCAATAATGTTTTTATTGGCCCTAATTGTGGATTTTATACAGCGACACATCCACTTAATTTTCATCTTAGAAATGAAGGTTTTGAAAAAGCAGGACCTATTAATATCGGAAGTAATACTTGGTTTGGGGGTCATGTGGCAGTCTTACCTGGGGTTACTATTGGAGAAGGTAGTGTAATTGGTGCAGGTAGTGTTGTTACCAAAGATATACCGCCAAATAGTTTAGCGGTTGGTAATCCTTGTAAAGTTATTCGTGAGATTGATAATGAATATCCGGATGGAAAATTTTGTGGTAAAGACTGA
- a CDS encoding heavy metal translocating P-type ATPase — translation MANTKKTTLDITGMTCAACSNRIEKKLNRLDDVNAQVNLTTEKATVEYNPDQHDVQEFINAIQHLGYGVAVETVELDITGMTCAACSSRIEKVLNKMDGVQNATVNLTTEQAKVDYYPEETDANQLITRIQKLGYDAVVKDNNKDQASRKTKELQHKLIKLIISAVLSLPLLMLMFVHLFNMHIPSIFMNPWFQFILATPVQFIIGWQFYVGAYKNLRNGGANMDVLVAVGTSAAYFYSIYEMVRWLSGVTTQPHLYFETSAVLITLILFGKYLEARAKSQTTNALGELLSLQAKEARILKDGNEIMIPLNDVRVGDTLIVKPGEKVPVDGTIIKGVTSIDESMLTGESIPVEKNVEDTVIGSTMNKNGTITMTATKVGGDTVLANIIKVVEEAQSSKAPIQRLADIISGYFVPIVVGIALLTFIVWITLVTPGAFEPALVASISVLVIACPCALGLATPTSIMVGTGRAAENGILFKGGEFVERAHQIDTIVLDKTGTITNGRPVVTDYHGDDQTLQLLATAEKDSEHPLAEAIVNYAKDKHLQLSETTTFKAVPGHGIEATIEAHHILVGNRKLMAENDISVPMHISDDLTRYEQDGKTAMLIAVNHSLTGIIAVADTVKDHAKDAIKQLHDMGIEVAMLTGDNKNTAQAIAKQVGIDTVIADILPEEKAAQIAKLQQQGKKVAMVGDGVNDAPALVKADIGIAIGTGTEVAIEAADITILGGDLMLIPKAIYASKATIRNIRQNLFWAFGYNIAGIPIAALGLLAPWVAGAAMALSSVSVVTNALRLKKMRIEPRRKDA, via the coding sequence GTGGCTAATACGAAAAAAACAACGTTAGATATCACTGGTATGACTTGTGCCGCATGTTCAAATCGTATCGAAAAGAAACTGAATAGACTTGATGACGTTAATGCCCAAGTGAATTTAACTACAGAGAAAGCAACTGTTGAGTATAACCCTGATCAACATGATGTCCAAGAATTTATTAATGCTATTCAACATTTAGGTTACGGTGTCGCTGTAGAAACTGTCGAATTAGACATTACAGGCATGACTTGTGCTGCATGCTCAAGCCGTATTGAAAAAGTTTTAAATAAAATGGACGGCGTTCAAAATGCAACGGTCAATTTAACAACAGAGCAAGCTAAAGTTGACTATTATCCTGAAGAAACAGATGCTAATCAGCTTATCACTCGCATTCAAAAATTAGGTTATGATGCAGTAGTTAAAGATAATAACAAAGATCAAGCGTCGCGAAAGACGAAAGAGCTTCAACATAAATTAATAAAATTAATCATATCAGCGGTACTTTCACTACCACTATTAATGCTAATGTTTGTACATCTCTTTAATATGCATATACCATCAATATTCATGAATCCATGGTTCCAGTTTATCTTGGCTACACCAGTTCAATTTATTATTGGATGGCAATTTTATGTAGGCGCATATAAAAACTTAAGAAACGGTGGCGCCAATATGGATGTACTTGTTGCTGTTGGTACAAGTGCAGCATATTTTTATAGTATTTATGAAATGGTACGTTGGCTTAGTGGCGTAACAACACAACCGCATTTATATTTTGAAACAAGCGCCGTACTTATTACCTTAATTTTATTCGGTAAATATTTAGAGGCTAGAGCGAAATCTCAAACTACAAATGCACTAGGCGAATTATTAAGTTTGCAAGCTAAAGAAGCACGTATTTTAAAAGATGGAAATGAAATCATGATTCCTTTAAACGATGTACGCGTTGGAGATACACTTATTGTTAAGCCTGGTGAAAAAGTTCCTGTCGATGGCACAATTATTAAAGGTGTAACTTCAATTGACGAATCTATGTTAACAGGTGAATCTATTCCTGTTGAGAAAAATGTTGAAGATACTGTAATTGGTTCAACGATGAATAAAAATGGCACAATTACAATGACAGCAACAAAAGTCGGTGGCGACACTGTGCTAGCAAACATCATTAAAGTTGTCGAAGAAGCCCAAAGTTCTAAAGCACCAATTCAGCGATTGGCTGATATTATTTCTGGCTATTTTGTTCCAATTGTAGTAGGTATTGCATTATTAACATTTATCGTGTGGATTACTTTAGTTACACCAGGTGCATTTGAGCCTGCACTTGTTGCAAGTATTTCGGTTCTAGTGATTGCTTGTCCGTGTGCATTAGGACTTGCTACACCAACATCTATTATGGTGGGTACTGGTCGTGCCGCTGAAAATGGTATTTTATTTAAAGGTGGCGAATTTGTTGAACGTGCGCACCAAATCGATACTATCGTTTTAGATAAAACTGGCACGATAACAAATGGCCGTCCAGTCGTGACCGATTATCATGGTGACGATCAAACTTTACAACTACTTGCTACTGCTGAAAAAGATTCTGAACATCCGTTAGCAGAAGCTATTGTAAATTATGCTAAGGACAAACACTTACAATTATCTGAAACAACAACTTTTAAAGCAGTGCCAGGTCATGGTATTGAAGCAACGATTGAAGCTCATCATATATTAGTTGGCAATCGTAAATTAATGGCTGAAAATGATATTAGCGTACCTATGCATATTTCTGATGACTTAACACGTTATGAACAAGATGGTAAAACTGCTATGCTCATTGCTGTTAACCACTCACTGACAGGTATCATTGCTGTTGCAGATACTGTGAAAGATCATGCTAAAGATGCCATTAAACAGTTACACGATATGGGTATTGAAGTTGCCATGTTAACTGGGGATAATAAAAATACTGCTCAAGCGATTGCCAAACAAGTTGGTATTGATACAGTTATTGCTGACATTTTACCCGAGGAAAAAGCTGCACAGATTGCCAAATTGCAGCAACAAGGTAAGAAAGTGGCTATGGTAGGTGACGGTGTGAATGATGCACCTGCATTAGTTAAAGCAGATATCGGTATCGCCATTGGTACAGGTACAGAAGTCGCAATTGAAGCAGCTGATATCACTATTCTCGGTGGCGATTTAATGCTGATTCCTAAAGCAATTTACGCAAGTAAAGCAACCATTCGCAATATTCGCCAAAATCTATTTTGGGCATTTGGTTATAATATTGCCGGTATCCCAATAGCTGCATTGGGCTTACTTGCGCCATGGGTTGCTGGTGCTGCGATGGCACTAAGTTCTGTAAGTGTTGTGACAAATGCACTTAGATTGAAAAAAATGCGCATAGAACCACGTCGCAAAGATGCCTAA
- the copZ gene encoding copper chaperone CopZ, translating to MSQEILNVEGMSCGHCKSAVESALNNIDGVTSAEVNLENGQVSVQYDDSKVAVSQMKDAIEDQGYDVV from the coding sequence ATGTCACAAGAAATTTTAAATGTTGAAGGTATGAGCTGTGGTCACTGCAAAAGTGCAGTTGAATCTGCATTAAACAATATTGACGGTGTCACTTCAGCTGAAGTTAACCTTGAAAATGGCCAAGTAAGTGTTCAATATGATGACAGTAAAGTTGCTGTATCTCAAATGAAAGACGCGATTGAAGACCAAGGTTACGATGTCGTTTAA
- a CDS encoding D-lactate dehydrogenase → MTKIKIMSVRDEDMPYINAWAEKHQVEVDITKDALTDANVETVAGYDGLSLSQQIPLSEQVYKRLNELGIKQIAQRSAGFDTYDLDLANKYNLIVSNVPSYSPNSIAEFAVNQAINLVRHFNQIQTKVREHDFRWEPSILSKSIKDLKVAVIGTGRIGRVVADIFANGYQSEVVAYDPFPNAKVATYVEYKDTIEEAIEDADIVTLHVPATKYNHYLFDAKLFEHFKKGAVFVNCARGSLVDTKALLDALDNGLIKGAALDTYEYERKLFPSDQRGKPLNDPLLESLIGREDVILTPHIAFYTEAAVENLIVDALDATLDVLQTGDTKLRVN, encoded by the coding sequence ATGACAAAAATTAAAATAATGAGTGTACGTGATGAAGATATGCCTTACATTAATGCATGGGCAGAAAAGCATCAGGTCGAGGTAGACATTACGAAAGATGCATTAACAGATGCTAATGTTGAAACTGTGGCAGGCTATGATGGGTTATCATTGTCACAACAAATACCATTATCAGAACAAGTTTATAAACGATTAAATGAGTTAGGAATTAAACAAATCGCACAACGAAGTGCTGGATTTGATACATATGATTTAGACTTAGCGAATAAATATAATTTGATTGTGTCAAATGTGCCTTCATACTCCCCGAATTCTATTGCAGAGTTTGCTGTGAACCAAGCTATTAATCTTGTGCGTCATTTTAATCAAATTCAAACGAAAGTGCGAGAGCATGATTTTAGATGGGAACCGTCTATTTTATCGAAATCTATTAAAGATTTAAAAGTTGCCGTTATTGGAACTGGACGTATTGGGCGTGTAGTGGCTGATATCTTTGCTAATGGATATCAAAGTGAAGTGGTTGCATATGATCCGTTTCCAAATGCTAAAGTCGCAACATATGTAGAATACAAAGACACGATTGAGGAAGCGATTGAAGATGCAGATATCGTGACGTTACATGTACCTGCAACGAAATATAATCATTACTTATTTGATGCTAAATTGTTTGAACATTTTAAAAAGGGGGCAGTATTTGTCAATTGTGCAAGAGGCTCTTTAGTAGATACTAAAGCATTACTTGATGCATTGGATAACGGCTTGATTAAGGGTGCCGCACTTGATACGTATGAATATGAACGCAAACTTTTCCCAAGTGACCAAAGGGGCAAACCTTTGAATGATCCATTGCTAGAGTCGTTGATTGGCAGGGAAGATGTTATATTGACGCCACATATTGCATTTTATACTGAAGCTGCCGTCGAAAATCTAATCGTAGATGCATTAGATGCGACATTAGATGTATTGCAGACTGGGGATACTAAGTTAAGAGTAAATTAA
- a CDS encoding aminotransferase class I/II-fold pyridoxal phosphate-dependent enzyme, which yields MISNKLAGIPDSYFGKTMGRKIEHGPLPLINMAVGIPDGPTPQGIINHFAEALHIPENQKYGAFHGKESFKQAIVDFYQRQYDVTLDKEEEVCILYGTKNGLVAVPTCVINPGDYVLLPDPGYTDYLAGVLLADGKPVPLNLEPPHYLPDWSQVDSQVLEKTKLIYLTYPNNPTGSTATKEVFDEAIARFKGTDIKIVHDFAYGAFGFDAKNPSILSSENGKDVAIEIYSLSKGYNMSGFRVGFAVGNKDMIQALKKYQTHTNAGMFGALQDAAVYALNNYDDFLEEQSNVFKARRDRFEAMLRKAHLPFVHAKGGIYAWLKTPPGYDSEQFEQFLVKEKSILVAPGKPFGENGNHYVRISLALDNQQLDEAATRLTDLAYLYH from the coding sequence ATGATTTCAAATAAATTAGCGGGTATACCTGACAGCTATTTTGGTAAAACAATGGGGCGTAAAATTGAACATGGTCCATTACCATTAATTAATATGGCAGTTGGTATTCCAGATGGGCCCACACCTCAAGGTATTATTAATCATTTTGCTGAGGCGTTACATATTCCGGAAAATCAAAAGTATGGCGCTTTTCATGGCAAAGAGTCATTCAAACAAGCTATTGTAGATTTTTATCAAAGACAATATGATGTAACGTTGGATAAGGAAGAAGAAGTATGTATTTTATATGGTACAAAGAATGGTCTGGTTGCAGTACCAACTTGTGTCATTAATCCAGGAGATTACGTGTTACTACCGGATCCGGGTTATACAGATTACTTGGCAGGAGTACTTTTAGCTGATGGAAAGCCAGTGCCACTTAATTTAGAACCACCACATTATTTGCCAGATTGGTCGCAAGTTGATTCCCAAGTGTTAGAAAAAACAAAACTAATATATTTAACGTATCCTAATAATCCAACTGGTTCCACAGCTACGAAGGAAGTATTTGATGAAGCAATTGCAAGGTTTAAAGGTACAGACATTAAAATTGTGCATGATTTTGCTTATGGTGCTTTCGGATTCGATGCTAAAAATCCAAGTATACTCTCCTCGGAAAATGGAAAAGACGTTGCAATAGAAATATATTCATTGTCTAAAGGTTATAACATGTCAGGGTTTAGAGTCGGTTTTGCAGTTGGTAATAAAGATATGATTCAAGCTTTGAAAAAATATCAAACACATACAAATGCTGGGATGTTTGGCGCATTACAAGATGCCGCAGTATACGCTTTAAATAATTATGATGATTTTTTAGAAGAACAAAGCAATGTGTTTAAAGCACGTCGTGATCGGTTTGAAGCAATGCTTAGAAAGGCGCATTTGCCATTTGTACACGCCAAAGGAGGCATATATGCATGGCTGAAAACACCTCCTGGGTATGACAGCGAGCAATTTGAACAATTTTTAGTGAAAGAGAAATCTATACTTGTCGCACCGGGAAAACCATTTGGAGAAAACGGTAATCATTACGTTAGAATATCTCTGGCGTTAGATAATCAACAATTAGATGAAGCGGCAACAAGGTTAACAGATTTAGCATATTTATATCATTAA
- a CDS encoding NAD(P)/FAD-dependent oxidoreductase, with translation MKIAVIGAGVTGLAAAARIASQGNEVTIFEKNSHVGGRMNQLKKDGFRFDMGPTIVMMPDVYKDVFTACGKNYEDYIELKQLRYIYDVYFDRDDRITVPTDLAELQQMLESIEPGSTHGFMSFLTDVYKKYEIARRYFLERTYRKPSDFYNMTSLIQGAKLKTLNHADQLIEQYIDNEKIQKLLAFQTLYIGIDPKRGPSLYSIIPMIEMMFGVHFIKGGMYGMAQGLAQLNKDLGVHIELDAEIEQIIIDPKFKRADAIKVNGDIQRFDKILCTADFPYAAESLMPDFAPVKKYPPHKIAKLDYSCSAFLMYIGIDIDVTDRVRLHNVIFSDDFRGNIEEIFEGRLSHDPSIYVYVPAVADKSLAPEGKTGIYVLMPTPELKTGSGIDWSDEALTDEIKDVIYRKLATIEVFEDIRSHIISETIFTPNDFEQTYHAKYGSAFGLMPTLAQSNYYRPQNVSQNYKDLYFAGASTHPGAGVPIVLTSAKITVDEIIKDIDKGI, from the coding sequence ATGAAAATTGCAGTTATCGGTGCAGGTGTCACAGGATTAGCAGCGGCAGCACGTATTGCTTCTCAAGGGAATGAAGTGACTATCTTCGAAAAAAATAGCCATGTAGGCGGACGGATGAATCAGTTGAAGAAAGATGGGTTTAGATTTGATATGGGGCCTACAATTGTCATGATGCCAGATGTATATAAAGATGTTTTTACAGCGTGTGGTAAAAATTATGAAGATTATATTGAATTGAAGCAATTACGCTATATTTACGATGTGTATTTTGATCGTGATGATCGTATTACAGTGCCAACAGATTTAGCGGAACTTCAACAGATGCTAGAAAGTATAGAACCTGGTTCTACACACGGGTTTATGTCCTTTTTAACTGACGTGTATAAAAAGTATGAAATTGCACGTCGCTATTTCTTAGAAAGAACGTATCGCAAACCTAGTGATTTTTATAATATGACGTCTCTAATACAAGGAGCTAAATTAAAAACTCTAAATCATGCAGATCAATTAATTGAGCAGTACATTGATAATGAAAAAATACAAAAACTGTTAGCCTTTCAAACACTGTACATTGGAATTGACCCCAAACGTGGTCCATCACTATATTCGATTATACCTATGATTGAAATGATGTTTGGTGTGCATTTTATTAAAGGCGGTATGTACGGCATGGCTCAAGGGCTAGCCCAATTGAATAAAGATTTAGGTGTTCATATAGAACTTGATGCAGAAATTGAACAAATTATCATTGATCCTAAATTTAAACGTGCAGATGCTATAAAAGTGAATGGTGACATACAAAGATTCGACAAAATTTTATGCACGGCTGATTTTCCTTATGCTGCGGAATCATTAATGCCAGATTTTGCACCTGTAAAAAAATATCCACCTCATAAAATTGCAAAGTTAGATTACTCTTGTTCAGCATTTTTAATGTATATCGGTATAGATATTGATGTTACAGACCGAGTTAGACTACATAATGTCATTTTTTCAGATGATTTTAGAGGAAACATTGAAGAAATATTTGAAGGACGATTATCGCATGATCCTTCTATTTATGTCTATGTTCCTGCGGTTGCTGACAAATCTCTTGCACCAGAAGGGAAAACTGGTATTTATGTGTTAATGCCAACACCAGAACTTAAAACAGGTAGCGGAATCGATTGGTCAGATGAAGCATTAACAGACGAAATAAAGGATGTTATTTATCGTAAATTAGCAACAATTGAAGTATTTGAAGATATACGTTCTCATATTATATCGGAAACCATCTTTACGCCGAATGATTTTGAGCAAACATATCATGCAAAATATGGTTCGGCATTTGGTTTAATGCCAACTTTAGCGCAAAGTAATTATTATCGTCCGCAAAATGTATCTCAGAACTATAAAGATTTATATTTTGCAGGTGCAAGCACGCATCCAGGGGCAGGCGTTCCAATAGTTTTAACGAGTGCGAAGATTACTGTAGATGAGATAATTAAAGATATTGATAAGGGTATATAA
- a CDS encoding phytoene/squalene synthase family protein: MTMMDMNFKYCHKIMKKHSKSFSYAFDLLPKNQRKAVWAIYAVCRKIDDSIDVYGDIQFLNQIKEDIQIIEKHPLEHHHFQSDRRIMLALQYVAQHNQIAFQSFYNLIDTVYKDQHFTMFETDTELFEYCYGVAGTVGEVLTPILSDCTTQQTYDVARRLGESLQLINILRDVGEDLENERIYFSKQRLNQYEVDIAEVYHKGIDERYIALWEYYAAIAEKDFQDVMDQIKVFSIEAQPIIELAARIYIEILDEVRQANYTLHDRVFVDKKKKADLFHEINSKYHKV, from the coding sequence ATGACAATGATGGATATGAATTTTAAGTATTGTCATAAAATCATGAAGAAACATTCAAAAAGCTTTTCATATGCATTTGATTTATTACCAAAGAATCAAAGAAAAGCGGTTTGGGCAATTTATGCTGTATGTCGAAAGATTGATGACAGTATTGACGTTTATGGTGATATTCAATTTTTAAATCAAATAAAAGAAGACATACAAATTATCGAGAAACACCCTTTGGAGCATCATCACTTTCAAAGTGATCGTCGTATCATGTTAGCACTTCAGTATGTTGCACAGCACAATCAAATTGCTTTTCAATCCTTTTACAATTTAATCGACACGGTGTATAAGGACCAACATTTTACAATGTTTGAAACGGACACTGAATTATTCGAATATTGTTATGGTGTTGCTGGTACAGTCGGTGAAGTATTAACACCTATTTTAAGTGATTGTACAACACAACAGACATATGATGTCGCTAGAAGACTTGGGGAGTCGCTGCAGCTAATTAATATATTAAGAGATGTTGGTGAAGATTTAGAAAATGAACGTATCTATTTTAGTAAACAGCGATTGAATCAATATGAAGTTGATATTGCAGAAGTATATCATAAGGGTATTGATGAACGTTATATTGCCTTATGGGAATATTATGCAGCTATAGCAGAAAAAGACTTCCAAGATGTGATGGATCAAATTAAAGTATTTAGTATAGAGGCACAACCAATCATAGAATTAGCAGCGCGTATATATATTGAAATATTAGATGAAGTACGACAAGCAAACTATACATTACATGATCGTGTTTTTGTCGATAAAAAGAAAAAGGCAGATTTATTTCATGAAATAAATAGTAAATATCATAAAGTATAG